In Campylobacter concisus, a single genomic region encodes these proteins:
- a CDS encoding lipid A biosynthesis lauroyl acyltransferase, protein MDRLYLAGFYTLKFFIFLLPSSLRDLLAKFLAFSYMKLNKKRLHVVMTNLNLAFGESKTKEEKLEIAKKCYYNFAKYLGINFILNQNTTKQKVLEKVSFKNEHNLLEVLKLDRPIIVTTAHFGQWELFSLAMAARFGAVSVLGRKLDSSVMDKILSANRSQFDVELIDKDGGAKDILKALKARRIVGILVDQNTAPKDGIKVKFFDKDVLHTPAASVLAQKTNALIINAFIYQKDENISEVCFSPAIDINKFDKEEAVQKVTQMQCSACEEMVRARPEEYFWFHKRFKRFYEKEYEC, encoded by the coding sequence ATGGATAGGCTCTATCTGGCTGGCTTTTATACTTTAAAATTTTTTATATTTTTACTGCCTAGCTCACTTAGAGATTTGCTCGCTAAATTTTTAGCTTTTTCGTATATGAAGCTTAATAAAAAGCGACTTCACGTCGTTATGACAAATTTAAACCTTGCATTTGGTGAGTCAAAAACCAAGGAAGAGAAGCTAGAGATCGCTAAAAAATGCTACTACAACTTTGCAAAATACCTTGGTATAAATTTCATCCTAAACCAAAATACAACAAAGCAAAAAGTGCTTGAAAAAGTTAGCTTTAAAAATGAGCATAATCTGCTTGAAGTGCTTAAGCTTGATCGTCCGATTATCGTGACGACCGCGCATTTTGGGCAGTGGGAGCTTTTTAGTCTAGCGATGGCTGCTCGCTTTGGTGCAGTCTCAGTGCTTGGCAGAAAGCTTGATAGTAGCGTCATGGATAAAATTTTAAGTGCAAACAGATCACAGTTTGATGTGGAGCTCATTGACAAAGATGGCGGCGCAAAAGATATTTTAAAAGCGCTAAAAGCTAGGCGAATAGTGGGAATTTTAGTCGATCAAAATACCGCTCCAAAAGATGGCATAAAGGTGAAATTTTTTGACAAAGATGTGCTTCACACGCCAGCTGCGAGCGTGCTAGCTCAAAAAACAAACGCACTAATAATTAATGCATTTATCTATCAAAAAGATGAAAACATAAGCGAAGTTTGCTTTTCGCCAGCCATTGATATAAATAAATTTGACAAAGAAGAGGCGGTACAAAAAGTAACGCAAATGCAGTGCAGCGCGTGCGAAGAGATGGTTAGAGCAAGGCCAGAGGAGTACTTTTGGTTTCACAAACGCTTTAAAAGATTTTACGAAAAAGAGTATGAATGCTAA
- a CDS encoding polysaccharide deacetylase family protein, which produces MNYPVCVLTMHHCNNNENDFAIKPELFKKALLMALDEGYKFINYSQFKDITSGRAKASRKSILLTFDDGYFDNYKFAFPILKELNIPAVCFLITDKIKDFKRQDYDFAFKKHKEIDYEKDAEYFLNLDEIRQMQESVLFEFDSHTASHFSCKSNDKEKLREEFSSSLAKIKELFPEKQEFGFCFPKGHFNELSLKVVREYYDFAFSVIDGGFCAGDDKFKIRRIDISNNAKSESDYIFRIKKKLFIYSTPVLGNLYSNFRNRGYK; this is translated from the coding sequence ATGAACTACCCAGTTTGCGTGCTAACGATGCACCACTGTAATAACAATGAAAATGACTTTGCCATTAAGCCAGAGCTATTTAAAAAAGCTCTTCTTATGGCACTCGATGAGGGCTATAAATTTATAAACTACAGCCAGTTTAAAGATATAACTAGTGGCCGAGCAAAAGCCTCAAGAAAGAGCATTTTACTAACTTTTGATGATGGATATTTTGATAATTATAAATTTGCATTTCCTATCTTAAAAGAGCTAAATATTCCAGCTGTTTGCTTTTTGATAACAGATAAGATCAAAGATTTTAAAAGGCAAGACTACGACTTTGCATTTAAAAAACATAAAGAAATAGACTACGAAAAAGATGCGGAGTATTTTTTAAATTTAGACGAGATCAGGCAAATGCAAGAGAGTGTCCTTTTTGAGTTTGATAGCCATACAGCGAGCCACTTTTCTTGCAAAAGCAATGATAAAGAAAAATTAAGAGAGGAATTTTCTAGCTCGCTGGCTAAGATAAAAGAGCTATTTCCTGAAAAACAAGAATTTGGCTTTTGCTTTCCCAAAGGGCACTTTAACGAGCTTTCACTAAAAGTTGTGAGAGAGTATTATGACTTTGCTTTTAGTGTGATAGATGGCGGATTTTGCGCAGGAGATGATAAATTTAAGATAAGACGTATCGATATATCAAACAATGCAAAGAGCGAGAGTGACTACATTTTTAGGATCAAAAAGAAGCTTTTTATCTATTCTACACCAGTGCTAGGAAATTTATATTCAAATTTTAGAAATAGAGGCTATAAATAA
- a CDS encoding adenylyl-sulfate kinase has protein sequence MQRNLKDKKRALIALTGLHGSGKSTLAKQIRKNGFKNFKPYQAAVIDDDVMSINLFFI, from the coding sequence TTGCAAAGAAATTTAAAAGATAAAAAACGAGCCTTAATCGCTCTTACTGGGCTTCACGGCAGTGGCAAAAGCACACTTGCAAAACAAATTAGAAAAAATGGATTTAAAAACTTTAAACCTTATCAAGCCGCTGTAATCGACGATGATGTAATGAGTATAAATCTCTTTTTTATATGA
- the rfaQ gene encoding putative lipopolysaccharide heptosyltransferase III, with amino-acid sequence MKILVIKFRNIGDVLLTTPLIENLHHYYPDATIDFALNKDTEAMIEGNPYINKIHIYDRQSANSGFFKKLITEIKFIKAIKKEKYDMAVQTTTGDRGIIISKYAKIKKIVGFLGKNQSINTLLNVKAKYYENFSHTIDHNLNALRALGFEPVSKKMSVFSDESVEHLNLPKRFVHMHLTSRWMFKCANDESMAEIIDYCENELGVKVVLTSDNKENELEKLASVLKICKSKPINLGGKLNLKQTITLSKRSSLFIGVDTAIMHIAAANDVPVIAFFGPSNAFEWGPWDNSLMENGYTAQNGIQNMGKHIVYQKDWDFVPCDKEGIAKHGIEKTLMDFSDEMPKIKAKIKEILG; translated from the coding sequence ATGAAAATACTTGTAATTAAATTTAGAAATATCGGCGACGTGCTTTTAACCACGCCGCTCATTGAAAATTTACACCACTACTACCCAGATGCAACCATCGACTTTGCTCTAAACAAAGACACAGAAGCGATGATAGAAGGCAATCCTTATATAAATAAAATTCACATTTACGATAGACAAAGTGCAAATTCTGGCTTTTTTAAAAAACTAATTACCGAGATAAAATTTATAAAAGCCATCAAAAAAGAAAAATACGATATGGCCGTGCAAACAACCACGGGGGATCGCGGTATCATCATCTCAAAATACGCAAAGATCAAAAAAATAGTAGGCTTTCTTGGTAAAAATCAATCAATAAATACACTTCTAAACGTCAAAGCAAAATACTATGAAAATTTTTCACATACGATCGATCATAATCTAAATGCTTTAAGGGCTTTGGGATTTGAACCGGTTAGCAAAAAGATGAGTGTATTTTCGGACGAGAGTGTGGAGCATCTAAATTTACCAAAACGCTTTGTACATATGCATCTTACAAGCCGCTGGATGTTTAAATGCGCAAATGATGAGAGCATGGCAGAGATCATTGACTACTGCGAAAATGAGCTTGGGGTAAAGGTCGTGCTAACAAGCGACAATAAAGAAAATGAACTTGAAAAGCTAGCAAGCGTACTAAAAATTTGCAAGAGTAAGCCTATAAATTTAGGCGGCAAATTAAATTTGAAACAAACGATCACCTTATCGAAGCGTTCAAGCCTTTTTATCGGTGTTGATACCGCCATCATGCATATTGCCGCTGCAAATGATGTACCAGTCATAGCCTTTTTTGGTCCAAGTAATGCTTTTGAGTGGGGGCCTTGGGATAACTCACTCATGGAAAATGGCTATACAGCACAAAATGGTATCCAAAATATGGGGAAACACATCGTCTATCAAAAAGACTGGGACTTTGTGCCTTGCGATAAAGAGGGCATAGCAAAGCATGGAATAGAAAAGACCTTGATGGATTTTAGCGACGAAATGCCAAAAATAAAAGCCAAAATAAAAGAAATTTTAGGATAG
- a CDS encoding 3'-5' exonuclease — MAKSYICVFDCETIPDANLIRKIYGIDGSDEDVSVQAMKLQKEASGSEFLPVMFHRVVAISAVMADEYGKFLKVSTMEGKDEREIIAKFLKFINDYNPRLVSFNGRGFDLPMLMVRAMRYNLNAAAYYESENKELNKNKWENYRARYSPKFHLDLLDFISDFGSVRGLKLDTLCASLNLPGKYDVHGDQVLELYYAGELDKINEYCESDVLNTYWLFLKFELLQANILQDDYINHLNVMSEFLAKNCAHRGYTEVFCTAISDELARLNGKLDYEIKIQKEDDEEFDNFSDLDGTKDTPEQLNERLARQGLDGLLKKASEVASAAKKDKSFAEEKLPEINLDEE; from the coding sequence ATGGCGAAAAGTTACATCTGTGTCTTTGACTGCGAAACGATACCTGATGCAAATTTGATAAGAAAAATTTATGGCATTGACGGGAGCGATGAAGATGTGAGCGTGCAAGCGATGAAGCTACAAAAAGAGGCCAGTGGTAGTGAGTTTTTGCCTGTGATGTTTCATAGAGTCGTGGCTATCTCTGCGGTAATGGCTGATGAGTACGGCAAATTTTTAAAAGTTAGCACGATGGAGGGCAAGGATGAGCGCGAGATCATCGCTAAATTTTTAAAATTTATCAATGATTATAACCCAAGGCTTGTTAGCTTTAATGGCCGTGGCTTTGACCTACCGATGCTAATGGTGCGTGCGATGCGCTACAACCTAAACGCGGCGGCATATTACGAGAGCGAAAACAAAGAGCTAAATAAAAATAAATGGGAAAACTATAGGGCAAGGTATTCGCCTAAATTTCACCTTGATTTGCTTGATTTTATAAGCGATTTTGGAAGCGTAAGAGGGCTAAAGCTCGACACTCTTTGTGCTAGCTTAAATTTACCTGGCAAGTACGACGTACACGGCGATCAGGTGCTTGAGCTATACTATGCAGGCGAGCTTGATAAAATAAACGAATACTGCGAAAGTGACGTGCTTAACACCTACTGGCTTTTTTTAAAATTCGAGCTTTTACAGGCAAATATCTTACAAGATGACTATATAAATCACCTAAACGTGATGAGTGAATTTCTAGCCAAAAACTGCGCTCACAGAGGATACACTGAGGTCTTTTGCACTGCGATAAGCGACGAGCTAGCTAGACTTAATGGCAAGCTTGATTACGAGATAAAGATCCAAAAAGAAGACGATGAAGAATTTGATAATTTTAGTGATCTTGACGGCACAAAAGATACGCCAGAGCAGCTAAATGAGCGTTTGGCAAGACAAGGGCTTGATGGGCTTTTAAAAAAAGCTAGTGAGGTTGCGTCAGCTGCCAAAAAAGATAAGAGTTTTGCCGAAGAGAAACTACCTGAAATAAATTTGGACGAAGAGTAG
- a CDS encoding glycosyltransferase family 4 protein, giving the protein MNILHTQTLFNWGGEQNKTLNEMRFMREMGHNVILFCNPNSQIESIAKKEGFSVIAQEMNKKNFHKSVPVLCEAISSNKIDIVITHGSTDSWVGAIAGLFYRSKGVKFYKERHNLFPIKGFLSKLMHKKLFDKILYISDSVKEYLLSIRVSKDKLFFMPSTVDVEKIDSTKSTFRDEFHIAKDELVIGIFTSLYRKKGVFDFASAAKEILKSKDATIVFSGNISDGTKEQIASMFDEKDRIIFTGFRNDAANVIKSFDIYVFASHSEGLGTVLLEAMSSKVPVVVYDNAPMNVLVKNKERGLCAKNLDEISLKECILELINEPEKAKIYSQNAFKFVDENFSHKALKEAIKNLLEQK; this is encoded by the coding sequence ATGAATATTCTTCACACGCAGACACTTTTTAACTGGGGTGGTGAGCAAAACAAGACGCTAAATGAGATGCGTTTTATGCGCGAGATGGGTCACAATGTCATACTTTTTTGCAACCCAAATTCCCAGATAGAAAGCATTGCAAAAAAAGAAGGCTTTAGTGTTATAGCACAAGAGATGAATAAGAAAAATTTTCATAAAAGCGTGCCAGTACTTTGTGAAGCGATAAGCTCAAACAAGATAGATATCGTAATCACACATGGCTCGACTGATAGCTGGGTTGGAGCAATTGCTGGACTATTTTACAGAAGCAAAGGTGTTAAATTTTACAAGGAAAGGCATAATCTTTTTCCTATAAAAGGCTTTCTTTCAAAACTCATGCACAAAAAGCTATTTGATAAAATTTTATACATCTCAGATAGTGTCAAAGAGTACCTGTTAAGCATCAGAGTTAGCAAAGATAAGCTCTTTTTTATGCCAAGCACGGTTGATGTTGAAAAGATCGATAGCACAAAAAGCACTTTTAGAGATGAGTTTCATATCGCCAAAGACGAGCTAGTCATCGGCATTTTTACCTCGCTTTACCGCAAGAAAGGCGTCTTTGACTTTGCAAGTGCTGCAAAAGAGATTTTAAAGTCAAAGGATGCGACTATTGTTTTTTCTGGCAACATTAGCGACGGCACAAAAGAGCAGATCGCCTCTATGTTTGATGAAAAAGACAGGATCATCTTCACTGGCTTTAGAAATGACGCGGCAAATGTTATAAAAAGTTTTGATATCTATGTCTTTGCTTCGCACTCTGAGGGGCTTGGTACAGTCCTACTTGAGGCAATGAGCTCAAAAGTGCCAGTCGTAGTCTACGATAACGCACCGATGAATGTACTAGTTAAAAACAAAGAACGTGGGCTTTGTGCTAAAAATTTAGATGAAATTTCACTAAAAGAGTGTATTTTAGAGCTGATAAACGAGCCCGAAAAAGCTAAAATTTACTCACAAAATGCCTTTAAATTTGTGGATGAGAACTTTAGCCATAAGGCGCTAAAAGAAGCTATTAAAAATTTACTGGAGCAAAAATGA
- the waaC gene encoding lipopolysaccharide heptosyltransferase I codes for MQNKNQLKIAIVKLSALGDIVHAAIVLQFIKKHHPNAHITWLVDARFASLLKDHPLIDELVVLPLKESFKKSYKIIKTLGKFDKIIDLQGLFKSAVVAKLLGKEIYGFSKESVKEKIAAKLYKHKFKIDYNENIIVRNLSLAGFALNFSFEASEILEKVPCFEASEIYKNESGKKRVLIAAFASEESKIYNKFKDVIRLLDGCEIYLCYGSESEKVRAEAIISGTSAKLLEKLNIKEMISFIASCDLVIGNDSGLTHLAWAMNRPSITLFGNRPSHRNAYITDKNLVIDMGKQIDARSIDKNDFCIREIFPETITNFAKRLLNG; via the coding sequence ATGCAAAACAAAAATCAACTAAAAATAGCCATTGTAAAGCTATCAGCACTTGGTGACATTGTCCATGCGGCGATAGTGCTTCAGTTTATCAAAAAGCACCATCCAAATGCCCATATCACATGGCTCGTTGATGCTCGTTTTGCAAGCCTTTTAAAAGATCATCCGCTAATCGACGAGCTAGTCGTTTTACCACTCAAAGAGAGTTTTAAAAAGAGCTATAAGATCATAAAAACGCTTGGTAAATTTGATAAGATAATCGACCTGCAGGGACTTTTTAAATCAGCCGTCGTCGCAAAACTACTTGGCAAAGAAATTTACGGCTTTAGCAAAGAGAGCGTCAAAGAGAAAATAGCTGCTAAGCTTTACAAGCATAAATTTAAAATTGACTACAACGAAAACATAATAGTTAGAAATCTAAGCCTTGCAGGATTTGCTCTAAATTTTAGCTTTGAAGCAAGTGAAATTTTAGAAAAAGTACCTTGCTTTGAAGCAAGTGAAATTTATAAAAATGAAAGTGGCAAAAAACGTGTTTTGATCGCTGCCTTTGCAAGCGAAGAGAGCAAAATTTATAACAAATTTAAAGATGTGATTAGGCTGCTTGATGGATGCGAAATTTACCTTTGTTACGGAAGTGAGAGCGAAAAAGTAAGGGCTGAGGCGATCATCTCAGGCACCTCGGCAAAGCTACTTGAAAAACTTAACATAAAAGAGATGATAAGCTTCATTGCAAGCTGTGATTTAGTAATTGGTAACGATAGTGGCCTAACACACCTTGCTTGGGCGATGAATAGGCCTTCTATCACACTTTTTGGTAACCGTCCAAGCCACAGAAATGCTTACATCACGGATAAAAATTTAGTTATAGATATGGGCAAGCAAATAGACGCCAGAAGTATCGATAAAAACGACTTTTGCATAAGAGAGATTTTCCCAGAAACGATTACAAATTTTGCAAAAAGGCTACTAAATGGATAG
- a CDS encoding glycosyltransferase family 2 protein — MLSVVILTCNSEKYLKEVLESAKFANEVIVVDSGSKDSTRQICDGFSNVKFHEQAWLGFGAQKQKGVDLAKNEWIFVLDSDEVIMDELKNEIIDTLKEPKFMAYNVARLNFFFGKAIKNMGLYPDYTVRLFNKNFTKFDGRAVHEKVILNDGSQKLGVLKNHFLHYAYESIEQFISKQNRYSSMGAKRNLFKALTSPAWTFFKLYVLKGGFKEGFAGYVIARLYAQYTFWKYIK, encoded by the coding sequence ATGCTAAGCGTTGTCATCCTAACTTGCAATAGCGAAAAATATCTAAAAGAGGTACTAGAAAGCGCTAAATTTGCTAATGAGGTCATCGTTGTAGATAGTGGTTCAAAAGATAGCACAAGGCAAATTTGTGATGGCTTTAGCAATGTGAAATTTCACGAGCAAGCTTGGCTGGGATTTGGCGCGCAAAAGCAAAAGGGCGTGGATCTAGCTAAAAATGAGTGGATCTTTGTGCTTGATAGCGACGAGGTGATCATGGATGAACTTAAAAACGAGATCATAGATACATTAAAAGAGCCAAAATTTATGGCTTACAACGTAGCTAGGCTAAATTTTTTCTTTGGCAAAGCGATCAAAAATATGGGGCTCTATCCAGACTACACGGTGAGGCTTTTTAACAAAAATTTTACCAAATTTGATGGCAGAGCCGTGCATGAAAAGGTTATTTTAAATGACGGCTCGCAAAAGCTTGGAGTACTTAAAAATCACTTCTTGCACTATGCATATGAGAGTATCGAGCAGTTTATCTCTAAACAAAATCGCTACTCAAGCATGGGGGCAAAAAGGAATTTATTTAAAGCTTTAACAAGCCCAGCGTGGACATTTTTTAAGCTTTATGTGCTAAAAGGTGGCTTTAAAGAGGGCTTTGCTGGCTACGTCATAGCCAGGCTTTACGCCCAGTACACATTTTGGAAATATATAAAATGA